The following proteins come from a genomic window of Miscanthus floridulus cultivar M001 chromosome 2, ASM1932011v1, whole genome shotgun sequence:
- the LOC136540624 gene encoding type I inositol polyphosphate 5-phosphatase 4-like, whose protein sequence is MRDGSNTTKKSKLSWSKSLVRKWFNIRSKAHDFHADDIAAIGRTVAGGGDNEWRGSSFTRREPSTVKKSKTERSSRRSNGHSRRGKIDLDAAEATVTLDYRIFVATWNVGGRSPPNNMSLEDWLHAAPPADIYVLGFQEIVPLNAGNVLGTEDNVPAKRWVSLVRRTLNNLPGTSGNGSFRTPSPAPNPVVEIDDDFEGLSSRQNNATFFHRRSFQAGLSRSLRMEGDILAPQPRLERRYSVCDRAIYGRRPSDYENNYRWGGSSDDENNTGESPSTVYSPMSYGYGNASSLEDSQRRAGQTRYCLVASKQMVGLFLMIWARKDIRDDIRNLKVSCVGRGLMGYLGNKGSISISMSLHQTSFCFVCGHLTSGQKEGDELRRNSDVLEILRKTRFPMVYGQYERSPETILEHDRIIWLGDLNYRIALSYRSVKALVEMRNWKALLEKDQLRIEQRGGRVFVGWNEGNIYFPPTYKYSNNSDKYAGDDMNQKEKRRTPAWCDRILWYGRGLGQLSYVRGESRFSDHRPVYSVFSAEVESINHSRIQKMSCSSSQLDIEELLPYSYGYTDINPYGYTDLNFY, encoded by the exons ATGAGAGATGGCAGCAACAccaccaagaagagcaag CTGTCATGGTCCAAGAGCTTGGTGAGGAAGTGGTTCAACATCAGGAGCAAGGCCCATGACTTCCATGCCGACGATATAGCCGCGATTGGTAGGACAG TTGCAGGAGGGGGCGATAATGAGTGGAGGGGCAGCAGCTTCACCCGTAGGGAGCCTAGCACAGTGAAGAAGAGCAAGACAG AGAGGTCGTCGAGGAGGAGCAATGGGCACTCGAGGCGGGGAAAGATTGACCTTGATGCCGCCGAAGCTACAGTGACATTGGACTATAG GATATTTGTTGCTACATGGAATGTGGGTGGCCGTTCCCCGCCAAATAACATGAGCCTTGAGGACTGGCTCCATGCTGCACCTCCTGCTGACATCTATGTCCTCGG gtttcaagaaattgttccacTTAATGCCGGTAACGTTCTTGGGACAGAGGACAATGTTCCAGCAAAGAGGTGGGTGTCACTGGTCAGGAGGACACTGAACAATTTGCCAGGTACTAGTGGCAATGGGAGCTTCCGGACACCATCTCCGGCTCCTAACCCTGTGGTGGAGATCGATGATGATTTTGAGGGTTTGTCATCGAGGCAGAACAATGCGACATTTTTTCATCGTCGGTCTTTCCAGGCTGGGCTTAGTCGGAGTTTGAGGATGGAGGGTGACATTCTTGCTCCTCAGCCAAGGCTGGAACGTCGGTACAGTGTCTGTGACCGAGCAATCTATGGTCGTAGGCCTAGCGACTATGAGAACAACTACCGATGGGGTGGATCATCAGATGACGAGAATAATACTGGAGAGTCGCCGAGTACTGTGTATTCACCAATGTCATATGGATACGGCAATGCATCATCTCTGGAAGATAGTCAGAGACGAGCTGGTCAAACTAG ATACTGTCTGGTGGCAAGCAAGCAAATGGTGGGATTGTTTCTGATGATTTGGGCTCGGAAAGACATAAGAGATGACATAAGAAATCTGAAAGTTTCTTGTGTTGGGAGAGGACTGATGGGCTACCTTGGGAATAAG GGTTCAATTTCGATTAGCATGTCATTGCACCAAACAAGCTTCTGCTTCGTCTGCGGCCACCTGACTTCAGGACAGAAGGAAGGTGATGAGCTGCGGAGGAACTCCGATGTGCTGGAAATCCTCAGAAAGACCAGGTTTCCAATGGTCTATGGGCAGTATGAGCGTTCACCAGAAACAATCTTAGAGCATGA TCGAATCATCTGGCTCGGGGACCTAAATTACCGAATCGCGCTTTCCTATCGGTCAGTGAAGGCCCTTGTCGAGATGCGCAATTGGAAAGCCTTGCTAGAGAAAGATCAG CTAAGGATCGAGCAAAGAGGTGGAAGAGTATTTGTTGGGTGGAATGAGGGAAATATATATTTCCCACCAACATACAAGTACTCAAACAATTCTGATAAGTATGCTGGAGATGACATGAACCAGAAGGAAAAGAGGAGAACCCCCGCATG GTGCGACCGTATTCTATGGTACGGAAGAGGCCTTGGTCAACTGTCATACGTACGAGGCGAATCTCGCTTTTCGGACCATAGACCGGTCTACAGCGTCTTCAGTGCGGAAGTGGAATCAATCAATCATAGCCGGATCCAAAAGATGAGTTGCTCAAGTTCTCAACTGGACATCGAAGAACTGTTGCCTTACTCATATGGATACACAGACATCAACCCATATGGATACACGGACCTAAACTTCTACTGA
- the LOC136540625 gene encoding uncharacterized protein, which translates to MPSQEWVSDRLKEWLKKNPSKRPKVAKEKVEGDYGIKLKYSKLYSGVQLALQHIHGKYEESFKLLFNWKAQMDITCPGSIVEIDVEKVGKKMRFKRIFVALKPCVDGFITGCRPFIGVDASSLNGKYTGQLASATGVDGHNWLYYIAYAIFDCENEDNWKWFMHHLRRAVGSPKGLVICTDACKGLEKAVGAVFPEAEYRECMRHLYSNFMKHYKGDVFTTHLYPAARSYTEGLFKWHLKKIYEFAPDAIKYLQDHHNRIWYRAGFSENSKCDYLTNNVSESFNSQVRDMKGLLIHELVDGLREMIMEKRYLRRKVGRELGEGILPSVIKELNLISKHLKVIKVAVSDEDFAEVTLLDDWNNTKRHTVDLVNHCCGCRQWQVTGKPCRHALAWILSNRGLEIKDFVHEYYSVARFKAAYADIVPPMPDRADWPEVELGYKLHPPLQKRAAGRPRVVRIRGSMEERANKKKVRCKRCKGYGHFEKTCKLAEPTEDDDGVDEAATLASLKRVRQEDEGPSKTPKKKQKRSATKQAPKKNQKTSATKQAPKKKKTPVKKKLLKAATAPEARVVRSLNSWLGVD; encoded by the exons ATGCCTTCTCAAGAATGGGTGTCAGATAGACTGAAAGAATGGTTGAAGAAGAATCCAAGCAAGCGTCCGAAGGTAGCCAAGGAGAAGGTTGAGGGAGATTATGGGATAAAGCTCAAGTACAGCAAGCTTTATTCAGGTGTGCAGCTAGCACTGCAACATATTCATGGTAAATATGAAGAGTCATTCAAATTGCTATTTAATTGGAAAGCTCAGATGGATATAACATGTCCAGGTAGCATTGTAGAGATAGATGTGGAGAAAGTAGGCAAGAAAATGAGGTTTAAGAGGATATTTGTAGCTCTCAAACCATGTGTGGATGGGTTTATAACTGGTTGTAGGCCATTCATTGGTGTAGATGCATCAAGTCTAAATGGTAAATACACAGGACAGTTAGCATCTGCTACAGGGGTTGATGGACATAACTGGTTATACTACATTGCTTATGCTATTTTTGATTGTGAAAATGAGGACAACTGGAAGTGGTTTATGCATCATTTGAGAAGGGCTGTTGGGAGCCCAAAAGGACTAGTGATTTGTACTGATGCATGTAAGGGCTTAGAGAAAGCAGTTGGTGCAGTGTTTCCTGAGGCTGAGTACAGAGAGTGCATGAGGCATTTATATTCCAACTTCATGAAGCATTACAAAGGAGATGTTTTCACAACTCATCTCTATCCAGCTGCTAGAAGCTACACTGAAGGGCTGTTCAAGTGGCACTTGAAGAAGATATATGAATTTGCTCCTGATGCAATCAAGTACTTGCAAGATCACCACAACCGAATCTGGTACAGGGCTGGTTTCTCCGAGAACAGCAAATGTGATTATCTGACAAACAATGTGTCAGAGAGCTTCAACAGTCAGGTGAGGGACATGAAAGGGCTGCTCATACATGAGTTAGTTGATGGGCTCAGGGAGATGATAATGGAGAAGAGGTATCTTAGGAGAAAGGTTGGTAGAGAATTGGGAGAAGGCATTTTGCCTAGTGTCATCAAGGAACTGAACCTAATTAGCAAACACTTGAAGGTCATCAAAGTTGCAGTAAGTGATGAGGATTTTGCTGAGGTGACCTTGCTTGATGATTGGAACAACACCAAAAGGCATACAGTGGACCTAGTCAATCATTGTTGCGGCTGTAGGCAATGGCAGGTCACAGGAAAACCTTGTAGACATGCACTTGCTTGGATCTTGTCCAACAGAGGCTTGGAAATCAAGGATTTTGTGCATGAATACTACTCTGTGGCCAGGTTCAAAGCAGCATATGCAGATATAGTTCCACCCATGCCTGATAGGGCTGACTGGCCTGAGGTGGAGCTAGGATATAAACTGCACCCACCACTGCAGAAGAGGGCAGCAGGCAGACCTAGAGTGGTCAGGATCAGAGGGAGTATGGAAGAAAGGGCAAACAAAAAGAAAGTGAGATGCAAAAGGTGCAAAGGCTATGGGCACTTTGAGAAGACCTGCAAACTTGCTGAACCAACAGAAGATGATGATGGTGTTGATGAGGCAGCTACGCTTGCATCACTTAAAAG GGTGAGGCAAGAAGATGAAGGACCGAGCAAGACACCAAAAAAAAAGCAGAAGAGAAGTGCAACCAAGCAAGCACCCAAGAAAAATCAGAAGACAAGTGCAACCAAGCAAgcaccaaagaagaagaagactcctGTAAAGAAGAAGCTTCTGAAGGCTGCAACTGCTCCTGAAGCAAGAGTGGTGAGAAGCCTCAACAGCTGGCTCGGCGTGGATTAG